In one Brevibacillus composti genomic region, the following are encoded:
- a CDS encoding MarR family winged helix-turn-helix transcriptional regulator, with protein sequence MNKPVAIRDLLKRLNKTINTIAGRELEQFGLTVPQLMVLRAIKQNSLTIGQISKAVDLSYSTVSGIIDRLEREKLVARTRDEKDRRVVWIHMTDKVKEQFDKLPIFSEAYYHTLFRDFSDDELEQIVRALEILISKLEKES encoded by the coding sequence ATGAACAAGCCAGTGGCCATCCGTGACCTATTAAAGCGCCTGAACAAGACGATCAATACGATTGCAGGAAGAGAGCTGGAGCAGTTTGGCTTAACCGTTCCGCAGCTGATGGTGCTGCGGGCGATCAAGCAAAACAGTTTAACCATCGGCCAGATCAGCAAGGCCGTGGATCTCTCTTACAGCACGGTTTCAGGCATCATTGACCGGTTGGAGCGAGAAAAGCTGGTAGCAAGAACAAGAGACGAAAAAGACCGCCGTGTGGTCTGGATTCACATGACGGACAAGGTAAAGGAGCAGTTTGACAAGCTGCCCATTTTTTCAGAAGCGTACTACCATACGCTTTTTCGCGATTTTTCGGACGACGAGCTGGAACAAATCGTTCGCGCACTGGAAATCTTGATCTCGAAACTAGAGAAAGAAAGCTGA